The Nodosilinea sp. PGN35 genomic sequence GCCCGCCGCCCCCGCCGCCACCACCAGACCAGCGGTACCGGCCCCAATCACCACCAGGTCGTAGCGGGGGGCCGGGCGGGGGTTCACCCAGTCGGGCGGGTGGGCGTGGGCTTGCAGGGTTTGGTTGGGGCCGGTGAGGGGCACTAGGGCGGGTTCGAGGTGGAGGGAAGGGGCGGTCATGGTTTGGTAGCGGTAAGGGTTGGCGGTACAGTTTGCTGCAAGGTGTGTTGGGCGCAGCGAGAAATGATCAGAGAGACAACAGCGGTGGCCCCTAGCCCCAAGGTGTGCAGTAGCCCCTGGAGGAGGCGAGCCTGGGGAGGCAGGTCGCTCTGGCTGCCGAGGGTGGCGACATCGCCCACCAGCGCCCCGAGGTAAACATACATGATGGTGCCGGGTACCATACCCAACGACCCCATCAGGTAGTGTTTGAGGGAAACCTGGGTGACACCGTAGGCATAGTTGAGCAGGTTAAAGGGCAGCATGGGCGAGAGCCGGGTAAGTAGGACGATTTTAAAGCCCGATCGCGTTACCGCCCTATCGAGCGCCTGGAAGTGGGGGTGCAATCGCAGCCGCCGACAGACCGGCCCCCGAGCCAGGTAGCGCCCGATGGCAAAGGCCAGAACCCCCCCAGAGTCGCGGCCCCCAGGGCATACACCGACCCCCACACCACCCCGTAGATAGCACCGCCCCCCAGGGTGAGCAGCGCCCCCGGCACAAACAACACCGTCGCCAGGTTGTAGGTGGCAATGTAGGCAATTACCCCTGTGACCCAACCCTACCCCTCCCGCCTGAGAATCCCCTGAGCGCCATTCCCCATCTCCCCCCGCTGGCCGAGTAGCGCAGGGTGTTGTCAATCAGCAAACTGGGTCGGTCATGCCGAGGAGCGACCCGCTGCGATCGCCGCTGCCCTCGCCCAGCGCCTCCAGGCTCTCTGGGCTGGCGCGGGAGCCTAGCCTGTTTTATTCATGAGCTGACTGAAAGATCTGTCATTCCCGCGCAGGCGGGAATCCACGCTAGAGTAAGTTGCCTGCCATGGATTCCCGTGGCCACGGGAATGACAGCCACTGATGACTGGTTTCGTGAATAATCCGGGCTAGTTGGGTGCGATCGCAGCTACCGCAACATCCCTAAGATGCCAAGGTTCTTTGACCCATCGGTTACTCCTGGCATCGCTCCTCAGGCAGAACCCTGGCATCTGCTCAGGGCAAAATGCTTTTCAGCTTGGGCAGGCTGATATTGGCACCGCAGATCGCGATCGCCACCGTTTGCCCCTGAAATCGCTGGGCCTGCTGGAGAAAGGCG encodes the following:
- a CDS encoding VTT domain-containing protein, which codes for MGVGVCPGGRDSGGVLAFAIGRYLARGPVCRRLRLHPHFQALDRAVTRSGFKIVLLTRLSPMLPFNLLNYAYGVTQVSLKHYLMGSLGMVPGTIMYVYLGALVGDVATLGSQSDLPPQARLLQGLLHTLGLGATAVVSLIISRCAQHTLQQTVPPTLTATKP